In Helianthus annuus cultivar XRQ/B chromosome 8, HanXRQr2.0-SUNRISE, whole genome shotgun sequence, a single genomic region encodes these proteins:
- the LOC110872374 gene encoding protein ALP1-like produces MDSPSSSSMLNYCYHEFFADGDGSTDEEVEQEAVTGACKLAMRYAEHCRRPQAKKGKRGYIERDRRGAHDRLMKDYFDEEPTYSNEMFRRRFRMSKRLFLRIVHDLEANYDFFKQKADARGELGFTGIQKCTSALRILAYGNTTDINDEYLKMGEKTTRDSLEHFCRGIIDVYGARYLRTPTWEDLQKIYEVHNAEHGLPGMIGSIDCMHWRWDNCPTAWRGQHTRGDQKGPTIILQAVASQDLWVWSAYFGVVGSCNDINVFEQSPLLEEWISGKAPKASFYANGNYYPHGYYLSDGIYPRYSIFVKTYSDPFDEKRAYFKKVQESSRKDIERCFGVLKQRWHYLRNPCRAWSKQKMRDAMYACIIMHNMILEDEGKAICQNYVPEAVQEEHPQASMEERVNNARELRYEPYHSQLMVDLLHHAWSVRYVPPEGEEETEDEGEESEDEN; encoded by the exons ATGGATTCTCCTAGTTCTTCCTCCATGCTAAACTATTGCTATCACGAGTTTTTTGCGGATGGCGATGGTTCAACCGATGAGGAGGttgagcaagaggcggttacggGTGCTTGTAAACTAGCGATGAGATATGCCGAGCATTGTCGTCGCCCACAAGCCAAAAAAGGTAAAAGAGGTTATATTGAACGAGACCGACGCGGGGCACACGATCGTTTGATGAAGGATTATTTTGACGAGGAGCCGACATATTCGAACGAAATGTTTAGACGTCGTTTCCGAATGAGTAAGCGGTTATTTCTACGTATAGTCCACGACTTGGAAGCCAACTacgatttttttaaacaaaaagcgGATGCGAGAGGGGAACTTGGATTTACCGGTATCCAAAAGTGTACCTCGGCGTTACGAATCCTTGCTTATGGAAACACTACCGACATCAATGACGAGTATCTAAAAATGGGGGAGAAAACAACGAGAGATAGCTTGGAGCATTTTTGTCGCG gtataatTGATGTGTACGGTGCGCGTTATCTTAGAACGCCTACATGGGAGGACCTTCAAAAGATCTACGAGGTACATAATGCCGAGCATGGTTTGCCTGGTATGATCGGGAGCATAGATTGCATGCATTGGCGTTGGGATAACTGCCCGACTGCATGGCGAGGCCAACACACACGTGGTGACCAAAAAGGACCCACTATTATTCTTCAGGCGGTTGCTTCacaggacctttgggtttggtctgcttactttggcgtggtcgggtcatgcaatgatatCAACGTTTTTGAACAATCTCCGCTGTTAGAGGAGTGGATTTCTGGCAAAGCTCCTAAAGCGTCGTTTTACGCAAATGGAAACTATTACCCTCATGGATATTACTTGAGCGACGGAATATATCCTAGGTATTCGATTTTCGTGAAAACGTATAGTGATCCTTTTGATGAAAAAAGAGCATAttttaaaaaggttcaagagtcttcacgaaaagacattgagagatgctttggggttcttaaacaacgctggcattatttgagaaatccttgtcgtgcatggagcaagcaaaaaatgagagatgctatgtacgcgtgtataatcatgcacaacatgattttggaagacgaaggaaaggCAATATGCCAGAATTATGTGCCAGAAGCCGTTCAAGAAGAGCATCCGCAGGcgtcaatggaagaaagagtgaataacgcgcgagagttgcgttacgaaccgtaccattcccagttaatggttgatttactacaccacgcatggtcggttcggtaTGTTCCACCGGAGGGAGAGGAAGAAACGGAGGACGAGGGTGAAGAAAGCGAAGATGAAAACTAG
- the LOC110869732 gene encoding uncharacterized protein LOC110869732, which produces MSKRLFLRIVDDLEANYDYFKQKPDGRGALGFTGIQKSTSALRILAYGNTTDINDEYLKMAEKTTRDSLEHFCRGIVDVYGARYLRTPTWEDLQKIYEVHNAEHGLPGMIGSIDCMHWRWDNCSTASW; this is translated from the exons ATGAGTAAGCGGTTGTTTCTACGCATAGTCGACGACTTGGAAGCCAACtacgattattttaaacaaaaaccggATGGGAGAGGGGCACTTGGATTTACCGGTATCCAAAAGTCTACGTCGGCATTACGAATCCTTGCTTATGGTAACACTACCGATATCAACGACGAGTATCTAAAAATGGCGGAGAAAACAACACGAGACAGCTTGGAACATTTTTGTCGCG gtaTAGTTGATGTGTACGGTGCGCGTTATCTTAGAACGCCTACATGGGAGGACCTTCAAAAGATCTACGAGGTACATAATGCCGAGCATGGTTTGCCTGGTATGATCGGGAGCATAGATTGCATGCATTGGCGTTGGGATAACTGCTCGACTGCATCGTGGTGA
- the LOC110872377 gene encoding GDSL esterase/lipase At5g03610, protein MRQKTSLSLLCLFTSITTVISDDSSSVSTTRHHPKHNLKLFVFGDSYVDTGNWPKSYGGSWQQPYGITYPGSPSGRFSDGRVLTDYIAGIVGTKSPITYRGWKSGEKKLSMKYGMNFAYGGTGVFNTLVNQPNMTTQIDYFQQFVQQKQDMQLNSSSIAIISVAGNDYATYFTSNHTLKGLPDLTKSIINQLVYNIKRIRKLGVRKIGITAMEPLGCLPQFAVSASYQNCSNTENSLAEFHNQMLVESIKKLNNESDDQSLFVVLDLYNAFSSSLYLQQNVSTGNSKMESLLKPCCQGVSKEYSCGNIDEVTKMTKYRVCGNTNASFFWDMIHPSQHGWLAVSSHLRSSILELL, encoded by the exons ATGAGACAAAAAACAAGTCTGTCTCTCTTATGTCTCTTCACCTCCATAACCACAGTCATCTCCGATGACAGCTCTTCGGTTAGCACCACACGGCATCACCCGAAACATAACTTGAAGTTGTTTGTGTTCGGAGACTCGTATGTGGACACCGGAAACTGGCCAAAATCATACGGCGGTTCATGGCAGCAGCCGTATGGTATCACCTATCCCGGTAGTCCTTCTGGCAGGTTTTCGGATGGCCGTGTGCTCACGGATTACATCG CTGGAATAGTGGGTACAAAATCTCCAATAACATATAGAGGATGGAAATCTGGTGAGAAGAAATTATCAATGAAATATGGGATGAACTTTGCATATGGAGGGACAGGTGTCTTCAACACATTGGTGAATCAACCAAATATGACCACACAAATAGACTATTTTCAACAGTTTGTTCAACAGAAACAAGATATGCAACTCAACTCATCATCCATTGCAATCATCTCTGTTGCAGGCAATGACTATGCAACTTACTTTACATCAAATCACACCCTGAAG GGTTTGCCAGATTTAACAAAATCAATAATCAACCAGCTAGTTTATAACATCAAGCGCATACGCAAGTTGGGAGTTCGGAAGATTGGAATCACTGCAATGGAACCACTCGGGTGCTTGCCTCAGTTCGCTGTGTCTGCATCGTATCAGAACTGTAGTAACACCGAGAACTCGCTTGCAGAGTTCCATAACCAAATGCTTGTGGAAAGCATTAAAAAGCTAAACAATGAGAGTGATGATCAGTCACTCTTTGTTGTTCTTGATCTCTACAATGCTTTCTCATCTTCTCTATATCTACAGCAGAACGTTTCTACTG GGAATTCAAAGATGGAGAGTTTACTAAAACCGTGCTGCCAAGGTGTCAGCAAAGAATACTCATGTGGAAACATTGATGAGGTTACGAAGATGACCAAATATCGTGTTTGTGGAAACACTAATGCTTCATTTTTCTGGGACATGATACACCCTTCACAACATGGTTGGCTTGCGGTTTCGTCGCATTTACGGTCTTCCATTCTCGAGCTTCTTTAA
- the LOC110872376 gene encoding organelle RRM domain-containing protein 1, chloroplastic has translation MASSMAPALSSSPLFKPLDKSPTITPFSPSSNSLQINFDSPRLLLRFNHTTLTTISSCAAPASNSSLALTAPSLHEANGQNHWIVVVKAPPPEQAGSRPDVIDYYVQILTRVLGSEKDAQCCIYNASCDTPRYRFCCNLDEEASQELACLPEVLSIKPDPDVRSIQKDYSDPNDESSSNNDAFPPLFPGGSSKHWVVRVEMPESRVINRAQLVDYYTETLTKVLGNEKDAQMCMYHISLQPDYGFCCELDDECAKELAGVPGVISVRPDNNVNSDHKDYEGYNLEHSSNSEDFSTNQPTNIKTKKLFVTGLSFYTSEKTLRAAFEGFGELVEVKIIMDKISKRSKGFAFIEYTTEEAAAAALKEMNSKIINGWMIVVDVAKTKPPKYSRGRPRPTS, from the exons ATGGCATCATCCATGGCGCCTGCTCTATCTTCTTCACCCCTCTTCAAACCCCTTGATAAATCACCAACAATCACCCCTTTCTCACCCTCCTCAAACTCCCTCCAAATCAACTTCGACTCACCCAGACTCTTATTACGATTCAACCACACTACCCTAACCACAATCAGCAGCTGTGCAGCACCGGCATCGAATTCAAGTTTAGCACTCACTGCTCCATCATTACATGAAGCCAATGGCCAGAACCACTGGATTGTCGTCGTTAAGGCTCCTCCACCGGAACAAGCTGGTTCCAGACCAGATGTTATCGATTATTATGTCCAAATTTTGACCAGGGTTTTGGGCAG CGAGAAGGATGCCCAATGCTGCATATACAATGCTTCTTGTGACACGCCGCGATACAGGTTCTGCTGCAATTTAGATGAAGAAGCGTCTCAAGAACTCGCGT GTTTGCCTGAAGTATTATCGATCAAGCCCGATCCAGATGTCCGTTCTATACAAAAGGATTACAGTGATCCGAATGATGAATCGAGTTCAAATAATGACGCATTCCCTCCATTATTTCCTGGTGGAAGCTCGAAGCATTGGGTTGTTCGTGTAGAAATGCCAGAATCGAGAGTCATCAACAGGGCACAGTTGGTTGATTATTACACCGAGACGCTAACCAAGGTTTTGGGGAA CGAGAAGGATGCCCAAATGTGTATGTATCACATATCATTACAACCTGATTATGGATTCTGTTGTGAACTAGACGATGAGTGCGCAAAGGAATTAGCCG GTGTTCCTGGTGTTATATCTGTTAGGCCAGATAATAATGTCAATTCAGATCATAAAGATTATGAAG GTTACAATCTTGAACATTCTAGTAACTCGGAGGATTTCTCAACGAATCAACCAACCAATATCAAAACAAAGAAGCTTTTTGTAACAG GTCTGTCATTTTATACATCCGAGAAAACCTTACGTGCAGCATTTGAAGGGTTCGGAGAGCTTGTTGAGG TTAAAATTATTATGGACAAGATCTCCAAAAGGTCAAAGGGTTTTGCGTTTATTGAGTACACTACTGAAGAAGCTGCAGCCGCAGCTCTCAAAGAAATGAACAGCAAG ATCATAAACGGTTGGATGATAGTCGTTGATGTTGCGAAAACAAAACCACCAAAGTACAGCCGAGGGCGCCCGAGACCAACAAGTTGA